The Anolis carolinensis isolate JA03-04 chromosome 2, rAnoCar3.1.pri, whole genome shotgun sequence genome has a window encoding:
- the LOC134296091 gene encoding uncharacterized protein LOC134296091 has protein sequence MIYLRPQICGKLLEIYSEMVEEECRNYPIFKQLVQQRLQLTPEFYRTKFRMLRREKNESFLQLAAKQAQYFESWLRNSEVKVFQQLKDLIKLEQLYQQVPSDYRSLVQDRKPQTANQAAGMVDQLITLKEGFKREEGGFKERQFKQPSFSLTRAQQGRGASIENTTWRMASVMNPAKTEGNIRCFHCGKTGHYKSQCALLKKEKPSFYVKKVPTKEATKEPAKVQKDLPQEIQKERQCLFVLLDQTSDEYLENINIDGNQIQGWRDTGSEVCIIRPELVPSKCQHPTYQVNLKGLGPVIPSEVVSLPVQYGKWEGVWDFAISSDIPYKCLIGNDLAREVKKIPKTLDEDECKEEKSDKEVVCLPIQQNLEENPEASSVMADLVNKTEGEREILREQKSDDTLQLLFEQAQNTEGDLTLEKPTRFISKNGVLYREVLNQKAPEMSASYTQIVVPQKYREQLMEVAHDSPQGGHLGIRRTTQRITKNFFWPGMYQQIKRFCQSCDTCQRISSGKDKLKAPLVPMPLIGEPFSRVGIDIIGPLPKPSRRGCRYILTMIDYATRYPEAVALTNIETTTIANALLSIWGRTGYPKELVSDLGTQFTSKLMERLLELCGIRHLTSSAYHPQTNGLVENLNKTLVRMIKSYSQQHPHDWDIKLQQLLFAYREVPQDSTGYSPFELLYGRRVRGPLDLIREFWEASPRPEPVSVTKYIKDLQSTMEMARNTAQEHLATAQQRQKAHYDTTARCKSFEIGDEVLYLTPTKTNKLQVDWTGPWKVIKRHSGVNYSIYDEQSNIEKLVHVNMLKPYVNRSVNVCMIISGEETGTFPFWEGNRRAYRSSEQVKVDEGLSQSQQKQVRKLLNKYDHLYPFEIKHVKGKNNIVADSLSRTY, from the exons ATGATTTACCTCAGGCCACAGATTTGTGGAAAGCTATTAGAGATCTATAGCGAAATGGTGGAAGAAGAATGCAGAAATTACCCTATATTTaaacagctggtacaacaaaggTTACAGCTGACTCCTGAATTTTACAGAACAAAATTCAGAATgctgaggagagagaaaaatgaaagttTCTTACAATTAGCTGCCAAACAGGCACAATATTTTGAGAGTTGGTTGAGGAATTCTGAGGTAAAAGTCTTCCAGCAGTTGAAAGACTTAATAAAGTTAGAGCAGCTATACCAGCAAGTTCCATCAGATTATCGATCGCTGGTACAAGATAGAAAGCCTCAGACTGCTAACCAAGCAGCTGGGATGGTGGACCAACTAATTACTTTAAAGGAAGGGTTtaaaagggaagaaggaggatTTAAGGAAAGACAGTTTAAACAGCCATCTTTTTCCCTCACGCGCGCACAGCAAGGGAGAGGAGCTTCCATAGAAAACACCACCTGGAGGATGGCTAGTGTAATGAACCCTGCCAAAACGGAGGGTAATATTCGATGCTTTCACTGTGGTAAAACAGGGCATTATAAGTCACAATGTgctcttttaaagaaagaaaaaccctctTTCTATGTTAAGAAAGTCCCAACCAAAGAGGCAACTAAAGAACCAGCTAAGGTTCAAAAAGATTTACCTCAGGAAATTCAAAAGGAGAGGCaatgtctgtttgttttgttggaTCAAACATCAGATGAATATTTGGAAAACATCAACATTGATGGAAACCAAATACAAGGATGGAGGGACACAGGTTCAGAAGTCTGTATAATCAGACCTGAATTAGTACCATCAAAATGCCAACACCCTACTTATCAAGttaatttaaaaggtttgggTCCCGTGATCCCAAGCGAAGTAGTTTCTTTACCAGTTCAATATGGCAAGTGGGAAGGAGTATGGGACTTTGCTATTAGTTCTGATATTCCATATAAATGCCTAATTGGAAATGACCTTGCCAGAGAAGTCAAAAAGATACCAAAGACTCTTGATGAGGATGAATGTAAAGAGGAAAAATCTGATAAAGAAGTTGTCTGTTTACCTATACAACAGAACTTAGAGGAAAATCCCGAGGCAAGTTCTGTAATGGCTGATTTGGTAAATAAGACTGAAGGGGAAAGAGAAATCCTGAGGGAACAAAAGTCTGATGACACATTGCAGCTTTTGTTTGAGCAAGCCCAAAACACTGAGGGAGATTTAACTTTAGAGAAGCCCACCAGGTTCATTAGTAAAAATGgagttttgtacagggaagttttAAATCAAAAAGCCCCAGAGATGTCCGCTTCCTATACGCAGATTGTGGTACCTCAGAAGTATAGAGAACAGTTGATGGAGGTAGCCCATGACAGCCCACAAGGGGGACATTTAGGAATTAGACGGACCACTCAAAGAATCACTAAAAATTTCTTTTGGCCTGGCATGTACCAGCAAATTAAAAGGTTTTGTCAATCCTGTGACACATGCCAGAGAATCAGCTCAGGAAAAGATAAACTTAAGGCTCCATTAGTCCCAATGCCACTAATTGGGGAACCTTTTTCTAGAGTGGGCATAGATATCATCGGTCCTCTTCCCAAACCCAGTAGGAGAGGATGCAGATATATTTTGACAATGATTGACTACGCAACTCGTTATCCTGAGGCAGTAGCCCTAACAAACATCGAGACAACAACCATAGCCAATGCACTGCTATCAATATGGGGAAGAACAGGTTACCCTAAAGAACTAGTATCAGATTTGGGAACCCAGTTCACTTCTAAGTTAATGGAAAGATTGCTAGAACTGTGTGGGATAAGGCATTTGACATCATCAGCCTATCATCCACAAACCAATGGCCTTGTTGAAAACCTAAATAAGACCTTGGTTCGCATGATTAAGTCTTACAGTCAGCAACACCCACATGACTGGGACATCAAGCTCCAGCAATTGTTATTTGCCTATAGGGAAGTTCCCCAGGACAGCACTGGCTATAGCCCCTTTGAGTTGTTGTACGGGAGGCGAGTGCGAGGACCGCTTGATTTAATTCGGGAATTCTGGGAAGCAAGTCCAAGACCGGAACCTGTTTCAGTGACCAAATACATCAAAGATCTACAGTCAACAATGGAAATGGCCAGGAACACCGCCCAAGAACATCTAGCGACAGCCCAGCAGAGACAGAAAGCTCACTATGATACAACTGCCAGATGCAAGAGCTTCGAGATAGGGGATGAGGTCCTGTATCTCACACCAACCAAGACCAACAAGCTCCAAGTAGATTGGACTGGACCATGGAAAGTCATCAAAAGACACAGTGGCGTGAACTATTCTATATATGATGAACAGTCTAATATAGAAAAGCTGGTGCATGTAAATATGTTAAAGCCATATGTAAAtagatctgtaaatgtatgtatgATAATTTCGGGGGAGGAAACAGGtacttttcctttttgggaaggaaATAGGAGAGCCTATAGGAGCAGTGAGCAAGTAAAGGTTGACGAGGGTTTGTCCCAGAGTCAACAGAAACAAGTCAGGAAATTATTAAATAAGTATGACCATTTATACCCCTTtgaaataaaacatgtaaaag gtaAAAACAACATTGTAGCGGATTCACTTTCCAGGACATATTAG